The proteins below come from a single Carnobacterium divergens DSM 20623 genomic window:
- a CDS encoding proline--tRNA ligase → MKQSKLFVPTLREVPNDAEVISHQMLLRAGYIRQVSSGVYSYLPLANLVLEKLKTIIREEFEKIDAVEMLMPSLLPRELWEESGRYETYGPNLMKLKDRSQRDFLLGPTHEEAFTALIRDEINSYKRLPLSLYQIQTKFRDEKRPRFGLLRGREFIMNDAYSFHDSDESLDTGYRQFEQAYNRIFERCGLEFRSIIGDGGAMGGKDSKEFMAISDIGEDTICYSDASDYAANLEMATNFYMRKKSHEIEKELEKVATPNAGSVEEVATLLEVETSRVIKSLLFIADEKPILVVVRGDHEVNDVKLKNFLGADFLDLATDEEAIKWIGADFGSVGPININEEIRVIADRYVQDLANAVCGANETGFHYVNVNPERDLKIESYEDLRFVMEGELSPDGQGVIQFTKGIEIGHIFKLGTRYSESMNATILDENGRSVPVIMGCYGIGVSRLLSAIVEQQADEKGINWPRNIAPYEVHLVPVNMKAEEQVNLSVELYTSLENAGLSVLMDDRNERVGVKFADSDLIGIPVRITVGKKASEGIVEIKLRKTGETIEVKKEELTDTLNILLNTI, encoded by the coding sequence ATGAAACAGTCAAAACTATTCGTACCTACATTAAGAGAAGTTCCAAACGATGCTGAGGTAATCAGCCATCAAATGCTATTGCGAGCTGGTTACATCAGACAAGTATCAAGTGGGGTGTATAGTTATTTACCGCTAGCAAATCTAGTGTTAGAAAAATTAAAAACCATCATTCGCGAAGAATTTGAGAAAATTGATGCGGTAGAGATGCTAATGCCATCCTTATTACCACGTGAACTTTGGGAAGAGTCTGGACGTTATGAAACCTATGGCCCAAATCTAATGAAACTAAAAGATCGTAGTCAGCGGGATTTCTTATTAGGTCCTACTCATGAAGAAGCTTTTACAGCCTTGATTCGTGATGAAATCAATTCATATAAACGTTTGCCGTTATCACTTTATCAAATTCAAACAAAATTTAGAGATGAAAAACGCCCTCGTTTTGGCTTATTAAGAGGCCGTGAATTTATCATGAATGATGCCTATTCATTCCACGATAGTGACGAAAGCCTAGACACAGGGTACCGTCAATTTGAACAAGCCTACAACCGTATATTTGAACGCTGTGGTTTAGAGTTCCGTAGCATCATTGGTGATGGTGGCGCGATGGGTGGAAAAGATTCAAAAGAATTCATGGCGATTTCTGATATTGGTGAAGATACGATTTGTTATTCAGATGCTAGTGATTATGCGGCGAACTTAGAAATGGCCACTAATTTCTATATGCGCAAAAAATCTCATGAAATCGAAAAAGAATTAGAAAAAGTAGCAACACCAAATGCGGGTTCTGTCGAAGAAGTAGCAACATTATTAGAAGTTGAAACAAGTCGTGTGATAAAGAGCCTATTGTTTATTGCGGATGAAAAACCTATTTTAGTGGTGGTTCGTGGTGATCACGAAGTCAATGACGTGAAATTAAAAAACTTTCTTGGAGCAGATTTCTTAGATTTAGCGACGGATGAAGAAGCCATCAAATGGATTGGAGCTGACTTCGGTTCAGTTGGTCCAATTAATATCAATGAAGAGATTCGTGTGATTGCTGATCGTTATGTCCAAGACTTAGCAAATGCAGTTTGTGGTGCTAACGAGACAGGCTTCCACTACGTAAATGTAAATCCAGAACGTGATCTCAAAATTGAAAGTTATGAGGACTTGCGCTTCGTTATGGAAGGTGAACTTTCGCCAGACGGACAAGGTGTTATTCAGTTTACAAAAGGAATTGAAATTGGCCATATCTTTAAACTAGGCACTCGTTATAGTGAATCAATGAATGCAACTATTTTAGATGAAAATGGACGTTCAGTTCCAGTAATCATGGGTTGTTACGGAATTGGAGTGAGCCGTCTACTTTCAGCTATTGTTGAACAACAAGCAGATGAAAAAGGAATCAATTGGCCACGTAATATTGCGCCATACGAAGTTCATTTGGTTCCTGTTAATATGAAGGCAGAAGAACAAGTTAACTTAAGTGTAGAACTTTACACAAGTCTAGAAAATGCTGGTTTATCTGTTTTAATGGATGATCGTAATGAACGCGTCGGTGTGAAATTTGCTGATTCTGATTTAATTGGAATTCCAGTTCGAATCACAGTGGGTAAAAAAGCGAGCGAAGGCATCGTAGAAATTAAATTACGTAAAACAGGCGAAACAATTGAAGTTAAAAAAGAAGAATTAACCGATACATTGAATATTCTTTTAAACACCATTTAA
- the rseP gene encoding RIP metalloprotease RseP — protein MITTIITFIIVFSILVVVHEFGHYYFAKKSGILVREFAIGFGPKIFSYRKNGTTYTLRILPIGGYVRMAGFGEEETEIKPGMPVGLVINSDNIITTINTSKKTHLLNAVPMEVVALDLEKELFIEGYLAGNEDELVRYSVLREATVIEEDGTEVQIAPIDVQFQSASLPKRMMTNFAGPMNNFILAIIAFTIMAFMQGGVVSHENQLGEIMPNSIAAKAGLKEGDKVLEVAGKKTTTWVEIAQEIQKYPAKKINLKVESEKGETKVISLTPEKQDTKDGKKVGMIGIKAAMDTSFTAKISYGFTQTWFVIVQILTILGSMFTKGFSINMFSGPVGIYATTQQVVQTGFYGVFNWLAFLSVNLGIVNLLPIPALDGGKLLLNIIEGIRRKPLDPEKEGIITMVGFGLLMLLMVLVTWNDIQRYFFN, from the coding sequence ATGATTACAACCATTATCACGTTTATTATTGTCTTCAGTATTTTAGTTGTTGTCCATGAATTTGGACATTACTACTTTGCTAAGAAATCTGGGATTTTAGTTCGAGAATTTGCGATTGGTTTTGGTCCTAAAATTTTTTCATACCGAAAAAATGGAACAACCTATACGTTACGTATATTACCAATAGGTGGATATGTTCGAATGGCAGGATTTGGAGAAGAAGAAACTGAAATTAAGCCAGGAATGCCAGTAGGACTAGTTATTAATTCTGACAATATCATTACAACAATCAATACATCAAAAAAAACGCACTTATTAAATGCTGTCCCAATGGAAGTTGTTGCATTGGATTTAGAAAAAGAATTGTTTATTGAAGGATACTTAGCGGGGAATGAAGACGAGTTAGTTCGTTATTCAGTACTACGCGAAGCAACAGTGATTGAAGAAGATGGTACTGAAGTACAAATTGCACCAATCGATGTTCAATTTCAATCAGCGAGCCTTCCAAAACGTATGATGACAAATTTTGCTGGACCAATGAATAATTTTATTCTAGCAATTATTGCCTTTACGATTATGGCTTTTATGCAAGGTGGGGTTGTTTCTCATGAAAATCAATTAGGAGAAATTATGCCAAACAGTATAGCAGCTAAAGCTGGGTTAAAAGAAGGCGATAAAGTTTTAGAGGTTGCAGGTAAGAAAACGACAACTTGGGTTGAAATAGCGCAAGAAATCCAAAAATATCCAGCAAAAAAAATTAACTTAAAAGTAGAATCTGAAAAAGGAGAAACAAAAGTCATTTCCTTAACGCCAGAAAAGCAAGATACAAAAGACGGCAAGAAAGTCGGCATGATTGGAATAAAAGCGGCGATGGATACTTCTTTTACAGCTAAAATTAGCTACGGATTTACGCAAACATGGTTTGTAATTGTCCAAATTTTAACAATTTTAGGATCTATGTTTACTAAAGGATTTTCAATTAATATGTTTTCTGGTCCCGTTGGAATTTACGCAACAACGCAACAAGTTGTCCAAACAGGATTTTACGGTGTTTTCAATTGGTTAGCTTTCCTAAGTGTCAATTTAGGAATCGTCAACTTATTACCAATTCCAGCGTTAGATGGTGGGAAATTACTATTAAATATTATTGAAGGCATTAGACGTAAACCACTGGATCCTGAAAAAGAAGGAATTATTACAATGGTTGGCTTTGGTTTATTAATGTTATTAATGGTCTTAGTGACTTGGAATGACATTCAGCGCTACTTTTTTAATTAA
- a CDS encoding 1-deoxy-D-xylulose-5-phosphate reductoisomerase has translation MKNICLLGATGSVGENTVNVVLAHPEKFTIHTFSFFNNIQRGRQLIQLLKPKMVAVGTKEIADYLRSEFPFITFTYGVEGLSEIVALESIDLVLTAVSGSVGLLPTLTAIRERKQVAIANKETLVMAGQLVTDLATQYGVQLLPVDSEHSAIFQCLNGEKIVEVDHLLITASGGSFRNKTRQELVDVTLEDALNHPNWSMGQKITIDSATMMNKGLEVIEAHWLFGLDYDKIKVVLHKESIVHSMVGFIDGAVMAQLGASDMREPIQYALSYPHRIKMKEPKPFHLAEIGALHFEEMDFNRFPLLQLAYTVGKMGGTAPTMMNAANEVAVAAFLEKKISFLAIEELVEKAIQEKHYIKQPDLTTLMEVDKETRKLVASWLT, from the coding sequence ATGAAAAATATTTGTTTGCTTGGAGCAACAGGCTCTGTAGGAGAAAACACAGTTAATGTCGTCTTGGCTCACCCTGAAAAATTTACGATTCATACGTTTTCTTTTTTTAATAATATTCAGCGGGGACGTCAGTTGATTCAGCTTTTAAAGCCTAAAATGGTTGCTGTAGGAACAAAGGAAATAGCAGATTACTTACGATCAGAATTTCCTTTTATAACATTTACTTATGGAGTAGAGGGACTTTCTGAAATTGTTGCATTAGAATCAATTGATCTCGTGTTAACAGCGGTGTCTGGTAGTGTGGGTCTACTGCCAACATTGACTGCTATTAGGGAAAGAAAGCAAGTTGCGATTGCCAATAAAGAAACGCTAGTAATGGCTGGCCAGCTTGTGACAGATTTAGCTACACAATATGGAGTTCAGTTGCTTCCTGTTGATAGTGAGCATTCAGCAATTTTTCAATGTTTAAATGGCGAAAAAATAGTTGAAGTAGATCATTTGTTAATTACAGCATCCGGAGGAAGCTTCAGAAATAAAACACGACAAGAGCTAGTTGATGTAACGCTTGAAGATGCGCTAAATCACCCAAATTGGTCTATGGGTCAAAAAATCACAATTGATTCTGCAACGATGATGAATAAAGGTTTAGAAGTGATTGAGGCCCATTGGTTATTTGGGCTAGATTATGATAAAATAAAAGTTGTTTTACACAAAGAGAGCATTGTCCATTCAATGGTTGGTTTTATTGATGGAGCTGTGATGGCTCAATTAGGAGCAAGTGATATGCGAGAGCCAATTCAGTATGCTCTTTCTTACCCACATCGAATTAAAATGAAGGAACCTAAGCCCTTTCATTTAGCAGAAATTGGCGCTTTACATTTTGAGGAAATGGATTTTAATCGATTTCCGTTGTTACAATTAGCTTATACGGTTGGGAAAATGGGTGGAACTGCACCGACGATGATGAATGCAGCTAATGAAGTTGCTGTTGCTGCCTTTCTTGAAAAGAAAATTTCATTTTTAGCCATTGAAGAGCTTGTTGAAAAAGCCATTCAAGAAAAGCATTATATCAAACAGCCAGATTTAACTACTTTAATGGAAGTGGATAAAGAAACAAGAAAACTAGTCGCAAGTTGGCTAACATAG
- a CDS encoding phosphatidate cytidylyltransferase: MKQRVITAIVALIFFIPVLYIGSWVLEIVAVLMGLVGMYELLKMKGISIFSIEGIIASIGMMLILVPKQYLSFIPLSLSTLFLFYICGILLLVCTVFSKNSFTIDDAGVATLGALYIGTGFHYFIETRAAGLPLLMFVLFVVWATDIGAYMFGRKIGKTKLAPAISPNKTIEGSIGGMVSAIVVAAIYLYFFPQAFSMGIMLALTVLFSIAGQLGDLVESAFKRHYDVKDSGTILPGHGGILDRFDSLLFVLPIVHLVTLI; encoded by the coding sequence GTGAAGCAACGTGTAATTACAGCAATTGTGGCGTTGATTTTCTTTATCCCAGTTTTATATATTGGTTCTTGGGTATTAGAAATCGTTGCCGTTTTAATGGGATTAGTTGGGATGTATGAATTATTAAAAATGAAGGGCATTTCTATTTTTTCGATTGAGGGAATAATCGCTTCAATCGGGATGATGTTAATCTTGGTTCCAAAACAGTATTTATCTTTCATTCCCCTATCTCTTTCAACTCTTTTTTTATTCTATATATGTGGTATTTTATTGTTAGTTTGTACAGTTTTTTCGAAAAATTCATTCACAATCGATGATGCAGGCGTTGCTACGTTAGGTGCCTTATATATTGGAACAGGATTTCATTACTTTATTGAAACAAGAGCTGCAGGGTTGCCATTGCTGATGTTCGTTCTTTTTGTTGTTTGGGCAACGGACATAGGAGCATATATGTTTGGCCGTAAAATTGGGAAAACAAAGTTAGCACCAGCTATTAGTCCAAACAAAACAATTGAAGGATCAATTGGTGGAATGGTTTCTGCCATCGTTGTAGCAGCAATTTATTTATACTTTTTCCCACAAGCTTTTTCAATGGGTATAATGTTAGCTTTAACTGTCTTATTCTCGATTGCTGGACAGTTAGGAGATTTAGTAGAATCAGCTTTTAAACGTCATTACGACGTGAAAGATTCAGGAACGATTTTACCAGGACATGGTGGTATTTTAGACCGCTTTGACAGTTTGTTATTTGTATTGCCAATCGTTCATCTGGTAACTTTAATCTAA
- a CDS encoding isoprenyl transferase, whose product MPNHIAIIMDGNGRWAQKKFLPRVAGHREGMNTVKKITKHASKLGVKVLTLYAFSTENWKRPNDEVNFLMQLPVDFFDTFVPDLIEENVQVNVMGFIDELPPHTKKAVENAIRDTKDNTGMILNFALNYGSRSELLEATKKMAKKVQQNELTLEEIDEETFEKELMTASLGEFQEPDLLVRTSGEERISNFLLWQIAYSEFYFTRILWPDFSEEVLENAIGIYQKRNRRFGGL is encoded by the coding sequence ATCCCAAATCATATTGCAATTATTATGGATGGGAATGGACGTTGGGCTCAAAAAAAATTCTTACCGCGAGTTGCAGGACACCGTGAAGGAATGAATACTGTAAAAAAAATAACAAAACATGCCAGTAAATTAGGGGTAAAAGTATTAACGCTTTATGCTTTTTCTACTGAAAATTGGAAAAGACCAAATGATGAAGTGAATTTTTTAATGCAACTTCCAGTTGATTTTTTTGATACATTTGTTCCTGATTTAATCGAAGAAAATGTGCAAGTAAATGTGATGGGTTTTATTGATGAATTGCCACCACATACAAAAAAAGCAGTTGAAAATGCCATTCGAGATACAAAAGACAATACAGGTATGATTTTAAATTTTGCATTAAATTATGGTAGCCGTAGTGAGCTTTTAGAAGCGACAAAAAAAATGGCGAAAAAAGTACAACAAAACGAATTAACTCTTGAAGAAATTGATGAAGAAACATTTGAAAAAGAATTAATGACCGCGTCTTTAGGTGAATTTCAAGAACCCGATTTATTAGTTCGAACTAGTGGGGAAGAGCGAATCAGTAATTTTTTACTATGGCAAATTGCTTATAGTGAATTTTATTTTACTAGAATACTATGGCCTGATTTTAGTGAAGAAGTTTTAGAAAATGCGATTGGAATTTATCAAAAACGTAATCGACGTTTTGGTGGTTTGTAA
- the frr gene encoding ribosome recycling factor: MSEAILQATKEKMTKTEQSLQRELGTIRAGRANASILDRIQVDYYGAPTPLNQMASITIPEARVLMITPFDKTIIQDIEKSLMQSDIGISPANDGNVIRLVIPMLTEERRKELAKRVKKEAEGAKVITRNIRRDAIEDLKKAEKNKEMTEDDLRNYETKVQKLTDESVKNIDAIAAEKEKEILEG; this comes from the coding sequence ATGAGTGAAGCAATTTTACAAGCGACAAAAGAAAAAATGACAAAAACTGAACAATCATTACAACGTGAATTAGGTACTATTCGTGCAGGTCGTGCGAATGCTAGTATCTTAGACCGTATTCAAGTTGATTATTATGGTGCTCCAACACCATTAAACCAAATGGCTTCTATCACGATTCCAGAAGCTCGTGTATTAATGATTACACCTTTTGATAAAACCATTATTCAAGATATTGAAAAATCGTTGATGCAAAGCGATATTGGAATTAGCCCAGCAAATGACGGAAATGTGATTCGTTTAGTTATTCCAATGCTAACAGAAGAACGCCGCAAAGAATTAGCAAAACGCGTTAAAAAAGAAGCTGAAGGTGCAAAAGTAATCACTCGTAACATTCGTCGTGATGCAATTGAAGACTTGAAAAAAGCTGAAAAAAACAAAGAAATGACTGAAGATGATTTACGTAATTACGAAACTAAAGTACAAAAATTAACAGACGAAAGCGTTAAAAATATTGATGCAATCGCTGCTGAAAAAGAAAAAGAAATTTTAGAAGGTTAA
- the pyrH gene encoding UMP kinase: MDQPKYKRVVLKVSGEALAGEEGFGIKPPTIKEIAKEIKEVHDLGVEIAIVVGGGNIWRGQVGSQMGMERAQADYMGMLATVMNALALQDNLENVGVPTRVQTSIEMRQIAEPYIRRKAVRHLEKGRVVIFAGGTGNPYFSTDTTAALRAAEIDADVILMAKNNVDGVYSADPKLDTTAVKFEELTHLEIINKGLQVMDTTASSLSMDNDIPLVVFNLNEAGNIKRVALGECIGTTVRGK; the protein is encoded by the coding sequence ATGGATCAACCAAAATATAAGCGCGTAGTATTAAAAGTTAGTGGAGAAGCACTTGCTGGCGAAGAAGGTTTTGGAATAAAACCTCCAACCATCAAAGAGATTGCAAAAGAAATCAAAGAAGTACATGACTTAGGTGTTGAAATTGCAATCGTTGTAGGTGGGGGAAACATTTGGCGTGGACAAGTTGGTTCTCAAATGGGAATGGAACGTGCACAAGCAGATTACATGGGAATGCTTGCCACAGTGATGAATGCATTAGCGTTACAAGACAATCTTGAAAATGTTGGTGTTCCGACAAGAGTTCAAACATCTATTGAAATGCGTCAAATTGCTGAACCATACATCAGAAGAAAAGCAGTTCGTCATTTAGAAAAAGGGCGTGTTGTCATTTTTGCTGGTGGAACGGGGAATCCATATTTTTCTACCGATACAACTGCAGCATTACGAGCGGCTGAAATTGATGCAGACGTTATTTTAATGGCGAAAAACAATGTAGACGGCGTGTACTCTGCTGATCCAAAATTGGATACAACTGCTGTCAAATTTGAAGAATTAACACATTTAGAAATTATCAACAAAGGCTTGCAAGTAATGGATACAACGGCAAGTTCGTTAAGCATGGACAATGACATTCCTTTAGTTGTCTTCAATTTAAATGAAGCAGGCAATATTAAACGTGTTGCACTAGGCGAATGCATTGGAACTACAGTAAGGGGGAAGTAA
- the tsf gene encoding translation elongation factor Ts, giving the protein MTQVTAQLVKKLRDMTGVGMMDAKKALVAVEGDIDKAVDHLRENGMAKAAKKADRVAAEGLASVYVEGNNAAIVEINSETDFVSKNEQFQTLVAEVTRQVVEANPANMEEALEIKTANGTIGSEIMEANTVIGEKISFRRFERVTKEDNAAFGAYLHMGGRIAVLVLLDGTTDEEVARDVAMHIAAINPKYVSRDQVSQEEIAHETKVLTEQALNEGKPANIVEKMIQGRLNKYLAEISLVDQSFVKNPDQTVGEFVASKGATVKSFVRFEVGEGIEKREDNFVDEVMSQVNK; this is encoded by the coding sequence ATGACACAAGTAACTGCACAATTAGTAAAAAAATTACGTGATATGACCGGCGTTGGTATGATGGATGCTAAAAAAGCTTTAGTAGCTGTAGAAGGTGACATCGATAAAGCGGTCGATCACTTAAGAGAAAATGGAATGGCGAAAGCTGCTAAAAAAGCAGACCGCGTTGCAGCTGAAGGTTTAGCTAGCGTTTATGTTGAAGGAAACAATGCAGCAATCGTTGAAATTAACTCAGAAACAGATTTCGTTTCAAAAAATGAACAATTCCAAACACTAGTAGCAGAAGTAACTCGCCAAGTAGTTGAAGCAAACCCAGCTAACATGGAAGAAGCGTTAGAAATCAAAACTGCTAACGGAACAATTGGTTCAGAAATCATGGAAGCAAACACTGTTATCGGTGAAAAAATCAGCTTCCGTCGTTTTGAACGTGTAACCAAAGAAGATAATGCTGCATTTGGCGCTTATTTACACATGGGTGGACGTATTGCTGTTTTAGTTCTTTTAGATGGAACAACAGACGAAGAAGTTGCTCGTGATGTTGCTATGCATATCGCTGCAATCAATCCTAAGTATGTTTCTCGTGATCAAGTTTCTCAAGAAGAAATTGCTCATGAAACAAAAGTTTTAACTGAACAAGCACTTAACGAAGGCAAACCAGCTAACATTGTTGAAAAAATGATTCAAGGTCGTTTAAACAAATATCTTGCTGAAATCAGCTTAGTAGATCAATCATTTGTTAAAAATCCAGATCAAACTGTTGGTGAATTTGTAGCTTCAAAAGGTGCTACAGTGAAATCATTTGTACGTTTTGAAGTTGGAGAAGGTATTGAAAAACGTGAAGATAACTTTGTTGATGAAGTTATGAGTCAAGTGAATAAATAA
- the rpsB gene encoding 30S ribosomal protein S2 gives MAVISMKQLLEAGVHFGHQTRRWNPKMKRYIFTERNGIYIIDLQKTVKLVDEAYNYMKNVAEDGGIALFVGTKKQAQEAVKDEAIRSGQYFVNHRWLGGTLTNWDTIQKRIKRLKEINKMEADGTFEVLPKKEVGILNKQRERLEKFLGGIQDMPRIPDVMFIVDPRKERIAVQEAHKLNIPIVGIVDTNCDPDEIDVVIPANDDAIRAVKLLTAKMADAMIEGRQGEDEIVEETFVAETKEASTETASIEEIVEVVEGDNAE, from the coding sequence ATGGCAGTAATCTCAATGAAACAATTGCTTGAAGCCGGTGTACATTTTGGTCACCAAACACGTCGTTGGAACCCAAAAATGAAACGCTACATTTTCACAGAAAGAAACGGAATCTACATTATTGATTTACAAAAAACTGTTAAATTAGTAGACGAAGCTTACAACTACATGAAAAATGTTGCTGAAGACGGCGGAATCGCTTTATTCGTAGGAACTAAAAAACAAGCTCAAGAAGCTGTTAAAGACGAAGCGATTCGTTCAGGTCAATACTTTGTAAACCACCGTTGGTTAGGTGGAACATTAACTAACTGGGATACAATCCAAAAACGTATCAAACGTTTGAAAGAAATCAACAAAATGGAAGCAGACGGAACTTTTGAAGTCCTTCCTAAAAAAGAAGTTGGAATCTTAAACAAACAACGCGAACGTTTAGAAAAATTCTTAGGCGGTATCCAAGATATGCCAAGAATTCCAGATGTAATGTTTATTGTTGATCCTCGTAAAGAACGTATTGCTGTTCAAGAAGCTCACAAATTAAACATTCCTATCGTAGGTATTGTTGATACAAACTGTGATCCTGATGAGATTGATGTTGTAATTCCAGCGAATGATGACGCAATCCGTGCCGTTAAATTATTGACAGCTAAAATGGCTGACGCAATGATCGAAGGACGTCAAGGTGAAGATGAAATCGTTGAAGAAACTTTTGTTGCTGAAACAAAAGAAGCTAGCACTGAAACTGCATCAATCGAAGAAATCGTTGAAGTAGTTGAAGGCGACAACGCTGAATAA
- a CDS encoding HAD family hydrolase, whose product MINAIVFDVDDTLYDQQAPFNNALKICFPEASKKIDLHRAYIRFRFYSDETFCKYIAGEWTLSFMRFNRIAQVLKENGFTITEEEGLSFQEVYEIELDRIQLLPEAEAVLTKLAGNKEVDLGIITNGPTDHQLRKIKQLQLEKWIPIENMIISESSGYAKPDPQIFHLATKEFHFDATKTLYVGDNFDNDVNGAKAAGWNALWFNHRKRLKPISRWDCDYEITCFTELPNLIDELIES is encoded by the coding sequence TTGATTAATGCAATTGTTTTTGATGTTGATGATACACTATATGATCAACAAGCCCCTTTTAATAACGCTTTGAAAATTTGTTTTCCGGAGGCTTCCAAAAAAATCGATTTACACCGTGCGTATATTCGCTTCCGTTTTTACAGCGATGAGACCTTCTGTAAGTATATTGCTGGAGAATGGACTTTATCTTTTATGCGTTTTAATCGGATTGCTCAAGTCTTAAAAGAAAATGGTTTTACCATTACAGAAGAAGAAGGTTTATCCTTTCAGGAAGTTTACGAGATCGAATTGGATCGCATTCAACTTTTACCAGAAGCTGAAGCTGTTTTAACTAAGCTAGCTGGAAATAAAGAAGTAGACTTAGGAATTATTACGAATGGTCCTACTGATCATCAATTACGAAAAATCAAACAGTTGCAACTTGAAAAATGGATTCCAATCGAAAATATGATTATTTCAGAAAGTTCTGGGTATGCTAAACCAGACCCACAGATTTTTCATCTTGCAACAAAAGAATTTCATTTTGATGCTACAAAGACATTGTATGTTGGTGATAATTTTGACAATGACGTGAATGGTGCAAAAGCTGCTGGTTGGAATGCACTTTGGTTCAATCATCGCAAACGTCTAAAACCTATCAGCAGATGGGATTGTGATTATGAAATCACTTGCTTCACTGAACTTCCTAACCTAATTGATGAACTTATTGAATCTTAA